One genomic segment of Priestia aryabhattai includes these proteins:
- a CDS encoding 3D domain-containing protein, with translation MKKFVFTLGTTAILSAGFVGAASASTNGTYEVQKGDTLWKIAQNHNVSVDELKDANNLTSTLIYPNQTLNLSSIKEIVHTVKRGDTLWSIGQHYGVTVEEIKEWNGLTSDLVFPGEQFKIKTVQAAQSQTASAPVAKAALQTQQSQTAQAQQEQAAQEQAQKEQAQAVAQAQATQEQAQKEQEQAQAVAQAQATQEQAQKEQEQAQAAAQAQAAQEQAQKEQEQAQAAQAQAAQEQAQKEQEQAQAAQAQAAQEQAQKEQEQAQVAAQAQAAQEQAQKEQEQAQVAAQAQAAQEQAQKEQEQAQAAAQAQAAQEQAQKEQAAQQQQSQSQASGKSMTVEATAYTANCAGCSGTTATGVNLKSNPNQRVIAVDPSVIPLGSKVYVEGYGQAVAADTGGAIKGNRIDVFVSSDSAAQDWGRRSVKITVID, from the coding sequence ATGAAGAAATTTGTATTTACTCTAGGGACAACGGCAATTCTTTCAGCAGGATTTGTAGGTGCGGCATCTGCCTCTACAAACGGAACGTATGAAGTACAAAAAGGTGACACTTTATGGAAAATCGCTCAAAATCATAATGTGAGCGTAGACGAGCTAAAAGATGCTAATAACTTAACATCAACACTAATTTATCCAAATCAGACACTAAACTTATCTAGCATAAAAGAAATCGTACATACTGTAAAACGTGGTGACACTTTGTGGTCAATCGGTCAACATTACGGCGTAACAGTAGAAGAAATTAAAGAATGGAACGGTTTAACATCAGACTTAGTTTTCCCTGGAGAACAATTTAAAATTAAAACGGTACAAGCAGCTCAATCTCAAACAGCTAGTGCGCCAGTAGCAAAGGCAGCTCTACAAACGCAGCAGTCTCAAACGGCACAAGCTCAGCAAGAACAAGCAGCACAAGAGCAAGCACAAAAAGAACAAGCTCAAGCAGTAGCACAAGCACAGGCAACACAAGAGCAGGCACAAAAAGAACAAGAGCAAGCTCAAGCAGTAGCACAAGCACAGGCAACACAAGAGCAGGCACAAAAAGAACAAGAGCAAGCTCAAGCAGCGGCACAAGCACAGGCAGCACAAGAGCAAGCACAAAAAGAACAAGAGCAAGCTCAAGCAGCACAAGCACAGGCAGCACAAGAGCAAGCACAAAAAGAACAAGAGCAAGCTCAAGCAGCACAAGCACAGGCAGCACAAGAGCAAGCACAAAAAGAACAAGAGCAAGCTCAAGTAGCGGCACAAGCACAGGCAGCACAAGAGCAAGCACAAAAAGAACAAGAGCAAGCTCAAGTAGCGGCACAAGCACAGGCAGCACAAGAGCAAGCACAAAAAGAACAAGAACAAGCTCAAGCAGCGGCACAAGCACAAGCAGCACAAGAGCAGGCACAAAAAGAACAAGCAGCTCAGCAACAGCAGTCTCAATCGCAAGCAAGCGGCAAGTCTATGACTGTTGAAGCAACAGCTTATACAGCTAACTGTGCTGGATGCAGTGGTACAACAGCTACTGGAGTGAATTTAAAATCAAATCCAAATCAACGAGTAATTGCGGTTGATCCTAGCGTTATTCCATTAGGTTCAAAAGTCTACGTTGAAGGTTATGGTCAAGCTGTAGCAGCAGATACAGGTGGCGCAATTAAAGGAAATCGAATTGATGTATTCGTTTCTTCAGATAGTGCTGCACAAGACTGGGGCAGAAGATCAGTTAAAATTACAGTTATCGACTAA
- a CDS encoding YjcZ family sporulation protein, translated as MSFYGGYGYGYGYGAGHGSNFALIVVLFILLIIIGASWAGHY; from the coding sequence ATGAGTTTTTACGGAGGTTATGGGTATGGTTATGGTTACGGAGCAGGTCACGGAAGTAACTTTGCGTTGATCGTTGTACTATTTATTTTACTAATTATCATCGGTGCTTCATGGGCAGGGCACTATTGA
- a CDS encoding M15 family metallopeptidase — protein MKLYKKMALLIVLSVIAGFSYLGYQGLFQHNDHLNTSDHNPLSSSKQKQNSIEVVGNPQSIAVLVNKQNLLPDHYEPTDLVYPDVRFIFKGKIEKRQMRTEAAKALERMFSAAEREGIYLAGVSAYRSQSRQESLYQAYIKQDGEAAANHYSAYPGSSEHQTGLSIDVSSSTGKCAAQDCFKDTLEAKWIEKNSYKYGYIVRYPEGKQQITGYKYEPWHIRFVGKELASKVYKKGITLEEYYNDYMQVDNPVQ, from the coding sequence ATGAAACTTTATAAAAAAATGGCCTTACTAATAGTACTGAGTGTTATAGCAGGATTCTCGTATCTGGGCTATCAAGGATTATTTCAGCACAACGATCATTTAAATACGTCTGATCATAATCCTTTATCTTCTTCTAAACAGAAGCAAAATAGTATAGAAGTTGTAGGGAATCCACAATCCATTGCCGTGTTAGTAAACAAGCAAAATCTTCTTCCTGATCACTATGAACCCACTGACCTTGTATACCCAGACGTTCGATTTATATTTAAGGGAAAAATTGAAAAACGCCAAATGCGTACAGAAGCAGCAAAAGCTTTAGAAAGGATGTTCTCAGCTGCTGAAAGAGAAGGAATTTACTTAGCCGGTGTTTCTGCTTATCGTTCGCAAAGCCGCCAAGAATCTCTTTATCAAGCGTATATAAAACAAGACGGAGAAGCGGCAGCTAATCATTATAGTGCTTACCCAGGCAGCAGTGAACATCAGACTGGTTTAAGTATAGATGTATCAAGCAGCACCGGTAAGTGTGCGGCCCAAGATTGTTTTAAAGATACTCTTGAAGCCAAATGGATTGAAAAAAATTCATATAAATACGGATACATTGTTCGCTATCCAGAAGGAAAGCAGCAGATTACAGGTTATAAATATGAGCCGTGGCATATACGGTTTGTCGGAAAAGAACTCGCTTCTAAAGTGTATAAAAAAGGAATTACGTTAGAAGAATATTATAATGATTACATGCAAGTCGATAATCCAGTTCAATAA